In one window of Streptomyces sp. NBC_01224 DNA:
- the mmsA gene encoding CoA-acylating methylmalonate-semialdehyde dehydrogenase, producing the protein MKTVNHWIGGKTVEGASGNYGPVTDPATGAVTTQVALASLEEVDAAVAAAKDAYATWGTSSLAARTAVLFRYRALLDAHRDEIAALITAEHGKVHSDALGEVARGLEIVELACGITTQLKGELSTQVSSRVDVSSIRQSLGVVAGITPFNFPAMVPMWMFPLAIACGNTFVLKPSEKDPSAANLLAELAAEAGLPDGVLNVLHGDKVAVDGLLSHPDVAAVSFVGSTPIARYIHATASANGKRVQALGGAKNHMLVLPDADLDAAADAAVSAAYGSAGERCMAISAVVAVGSIADELVAKIKERAEKIKIGPGNDPTSEMGPLITAAHRDKVASYVKGAAAQGADVVLDGTGFTVEGFEDGHWIGLSLLDNVSTDSDAYKDEIFGPVLCVLRTETYEEGVALMNASPFGNGTAIFTRDGGAARRFQLEIEAGMVGVNVPIPVPVGYHSFGGWKDSLFGDHHIYGNDGVHFYTRGKVVTTRWPDPADAPAGVDLGFPRNH; encoded by the coding sequence ATGAAGACCGTCAACCACTGGATCGGTGGCAAGACCGTCGAGGGTGCGTCGGGCAACTACGGCCCGGTCACCGACCCGGCCACCGGCGCTGTCACCACCCAGGTCGCGCTCGCATCGCTCGAAGAGGTCGACGCCGCGGTCGCCGCCGCCAAGGACGCCTATGCCACCTGGGGCACGTCCTCGCTGGCCGCCCGCACCGCGGTCCTCTTTCGCTACCGCGCGCTGCTCGACGCCCACCGGGACGAGATTGCCGCGCTGATCACCGCCGAGCACGGCAAGGTGCACTCGGACGCGCTGGGCGAGGTCGCCCGCGGTCTGGAGATCGTCGAGCTGGCCTGCGGCATCACCACCCAGCTCAAGGGCGAGCTGTCCACCCAGGTCTCCAGCCGGGTCGACGTCTCCTCCATCCGTCAGTCGCTCGGTGTCGTCGCCGGTATCACCCCGTTCAACTTCCCGGCCATGGTGCCGATGTGGATGTTCCCGCTCGCCATCGCCTGCGGAAACACCTTTGTGCTGAAGCCCAGCGAGAAGGACCCGTCGGCCGCCAACCTGCTGGCCGAGTTGGCCGCCGAGGCCGGTCTGCCGGACGGTGTGCTGAACGTCCTGCACGGCGACAAGGTCGCCGTCGACGGCCTGCTCAGCCACCCCGACGTGGCCGCGGTCTCCTTCGTCGGCTCCACCCCGATCGCCCGCTACATCCACGCCACCGCCTCCGCCAACGGCAAGCGCGTCCAGGCACTCGGCGGCGCGAAGAACCACATGCTGGTGCTGCCGGACGCGGACCTCGACGCCGCGGCAGATGCCGCCGTCTCCGCCGCGTACGGCTCCGCCGGTGAGCGCTGCATGGCGATCTCCGCGGTCGTCGCGGTCGGCTCCATCGCCGACGAGCTCGTCGCCAAGATCAAGGAGCGCGCCGAGAAGATCAAGATCGGCCCCGGCAACGACCCGACGTCCGAGATGGGCCCGCTGATCACCGCCGCCCACCGCGACAAGGTCGCCTCCTACGTCAAGGGCGCGGCCGCCCAGGGCGCCGACGTCGTCCTCGACGGCACCGGTTTCACCGTCGAGGGCTTCGAGGACGGCCACTGGATCGGCCTCTCCCTCCTCGACAACGTGTCCACCGACTCGGACGCGTACAAGGACGAGATCTTCGGCCCGGTCCTGTGCGTTCTGCGCACCGAGACGTACGAAGAGGGCGTCGCCCTCATGAACGCCTCGCCGTTCGGCAACGGCACCGCGATCTTCACCCGTGACGGCGGCGCTGCCCGCCGCTTCCAGCTGGAGATCGAGGCCGGCATGGTCGGCGTCAACGTGCCGATCCCGGTGCCGGTCGGCTACCACTCCTTCGGTGGCTGGAAGGACTCCCTCTTCGGCGACCACCACATCTACGGCAACGACGGCGTGCACTTCTACACCCGCGGCAAGGTCGTCACCACCCGCTGGCCGGACCCGGCCGACGCCCCGGCGGGCGTGGACCTGGGCTTCCCGCGCAACCACTGA
- a CDS encoding helix-turn-helix domain-containing protein produces the protein MGMRSTEDDGVLGLLLRDLRRQKSLSKQVLAERAGFSLSHLRRIEACEQTPDAETVLHITQALGLPPAQRQQLVARATAAGRLRWYDSVPPLPADARPVLEKVLTGHEPYPAMVTDSCWNIVALNHTMEMLMSDVAAHLLTPANFLRIILHPEGLAPHLTNLPQVRYHVIRMLRRWSAITGDGRLRELEASIAGLPSAQDAELAKSEEAESAVSGEADRLLLPIELYREGHLLTFFHIVTSFGERPGTLFSDLPSGPLSGIALESFLPANTETRFLLGSPAPVFPDAGSTSGPTQHTPPGQQHDNERKTS, from the coding sequence ATGGGCATGCGTTCCACAGAAGACGACGGAGTCCTGGGGCTGCTCCTGCGTGACCTGCGGCGCCAGAAATCGCTCAGCAAGCAGGTACTTGCCGAGCGGGCCGGCTTTTCCCTCAGCCATCTGAGGAGAATCGAGGCCTGCGAACAGACGCCCGACGCCGAGACGGTTCTCCACATCACCCAGGCGCTCGGGCTGCCGCCCGCGCAACGACAGCAGCTCGTCGCCCGTGCGACCGCGGCGGGAAGGCTGCGCTGGTACGACAGCGTCCCCCCGTTGCCGGCCGACGCTCGCCCGGTTCTGGAGAAGGTACTGACCGGCCATGAGCCGTATCCGGCCATGGTCACCGACAGCTGCTGGAACATCGTGGCTCTCAATCACACGATGGAAATGCTGATGAGCGATGTCGCCGCCCATCTCCTCACGCCCGCCAATTTCCTCCGCATCATTCTGCACCCGGAGGGGCTGGCGCCACATCTGACCAATCTTCCGCAGGTGAGATACCACGTCATACGAATGCTCCGGCGATGGAGCGCAATCACCGGGGACGGCCGCCTGCGGGAATTGGAAGCGTCCATAGCGGGCCTTCCATCGGCGCAGGATGCCGAGTTGGCCAAATCCGAGGAAGCCGAATCAGCCGTATCCGGGGAGGCGGACCGCCTGCTTCTGCCCATCGAACTGTACCGGGAGGGGCACCTGTTGACCTTCTTCCACATCGTCACCTCGTTCGGCGAGCGCCCCGGCACCCTCTTCTCCGATCTTCCGTCCGGTCCGCTGAGCGGCATCGCGCTCGAATCGTTCCTGCCGGCGAATACCGAGACCCGGTTCCTCCTCGGTTCGCCCGCCCCGGTGTTCCCCGATGCCGGGAGCACCTCCGGGCCCACTCAACACACACCTCCAGGTCAGCAGCATGACAACGAAAGGAAGACCTCATGA
- a CDS encoding VC0807 family protein: MTSPAATATAPVADAPVAAAPFAPRKALLDSMMPLLVDVGVPLVSYYALKAAGMGAFAALAWSSVVPAVRTVWGVVQKRRLNGLAGLMVTVNVVGLLTSLVVGDPRLMLAKDSGVSSIIGIVILVTALKGQPMMSAGVRPWLTKGDAAKDTAWQRLLAESAAFRRAEMRFSAVWGAALLGECVVRAVGAYTVPVGTMVWLGTVIMVATMVSAFLVSGRVGAVPMQRMIAEAVGAERTADGTR, translated from the coding sequence ATGACCAGCCCGGCCGCCACAGCCACCGCCCCTGTCGCAGATGCTCCGGTCGCCGCCGCCCCGTTCGCTCCGCGCAAGGCGCTGCTGGACAGCATGATGCCGCTGCTCGTGGATGTGGGGGTGCCGCTCGTCTCGTACTACGCGTTGAAGGCGGCGGGCATGGGTGCCTTCGCCGCGCTGGCCTGGAGCAGCGTGGTGCCGGCCGTGCGCACCGTGTGGGGTGTCGTCCAAAAGCGCCGGCTCAACGGGCTGGCGGGGCTGATGGTGACGGTCAACGTGGTCGGGCTGCTGACGAGTCTGGTGGTCGGTGACCCGCGGCTGATGCTCGCCAAGGACAGCGGGGTGAGCAGCATCATCGGGATCGTCATTCTGGTGACCGCGCTGAAGGGACAGCCGATGATGAGCGCGGGGGTGCGGCCGTGGCTGACCAAGGGCGATGCGGCCAAGGACACCGCCTGGCAGCGGCTCTTGGCGGAGTCGGCGGCGTTCCGGCGGGCGGAGATGCGCTTCTCGGCGGTGTGGGGTGCGGCGCTGCTGGGTGAGTGCGTGGTGCGGGCCGTGGGGGCGTACACCGTGCCGGTCGGGACGATGGTGTGGCTCGGCACAGTGATCATGGTCGCGACGATGGTGTCCGCGTTCCTGGTCTCGGGGCGGGTGGGCGCTGTTCCGATGCAACGGATGATCGCCGAGGCGGTCGGTGCCGAGAGGACCGCGGACGGTACGCGTTGA
- a CDS encoding DUF4291 domain-containing protein encodes MTVPTRPQHEIRAQYTDTTVTVYQAYAPFIGLPAVRDGRFPEVWKRDRMTWIKPSFLWMMYRCGWATKEGQETVLAVEITREGFDWALANSELSHYVRGVHPDRAAWQRNLRRSPARVQWDPERDLRLDRLPYRSLQLGLCGEAARRYADEWTVSIRDVTPLARQIHELVRAGRLDDAAELLPRESPYPSAGAGLPAGATA; translated from the coding sequence ATGACCGTCCCGACCAGGCCACAGCACGAGATCCGCGCCCAGTACACGGATACGACCGTCACCGTCTATCAGGCGTACGCCCCGTTCATCGGTCTTCCGGCCGTGCGCGACGGGCGCTTCCCGGAAGTCTGGAAGCGCGACCGCATGACATGGATCAAGCCGAGCTTCCTGTGGATGATGTACCGCTGCGGCTGGGCCACGAAGGAGGGCCAGGAGACCGTCCTGGCCGTCGAGATCACCCGTGAGGGCTTCGACTGGGCCCTTGCGAACTCCGAACTCTCGCATTACGTAAGGGGAGTTCACCCCGACCGTGCCGCCTGGCAGCGCAACCTGCGCCGGAGCCCGGCCCGTGTCCAGTGGGACCCCGAGCGCGACCTCCGCCTGGACCGGCTTCCGTACCGTTCCCTCCAGCTCGGGCTCTGCGGTGAAGCGGCGCGGCGATACGCGGACGAGTGGACGGTGTCGATCCGTGACGTCACCCCGCTCGCCCGGCAGATCCACGAACTGGTGCGGGCCGGGCGGCTCGACGACGCGGCGGAACTCCTGCCGCGGGAGTCCCCGTACCCGTCGGCCGGCGCCGGGCTCCCGGCGGGGGCGACAGCCTGA
- a CDS encoding DUF981 domain-containing protein, with product MTHHAIPLAASGLKIDWARMPTYNTIMAVAAGAGLLLVVALGRQLLASERIITPDGWVLAFGAVGFTLVTTGLHMTLTWPLAGQGFPFDNVIFGEPALAFGVFLLAASFYLWKRGAELNSADRIVRTARVASPISVFVFGLGLACFGIAAAGWKYTLFAAPPEEPISGEFAKWPMVEASFMSGLYVLVGIGALLFPFALHRPKSWMAPVIGVVWGLAGLAFLLFGGLNYFTHIGLIVNTM from the coding sequence ATGACCCACCATGCCATCCCCCTGGCGGCATCCGGCCTGAAGATCGACTGGGCCAGGATGCCGACGTACAACACGATCATGGCGGTGGCCGCCGGTGCCGGGCTGTTGCTCGTGGTGGCGCTGGGGCGTCAGCTCCTCGCGTCCGAGCGCATCATCACCCCCGACGGCTGGGTGCTGGCGTTCGGGGCCGTCGGCTTCACTCTCGTCACCACCGGCCTCCATATGACCCTGACCTGGCCGCTCGCCGGACAGGGCTTCCCGTTCGACAACGTCATCTTCGGCGAGCCGGCACTCGCCTTCGGCGTCTTTCTGCTGGCCGCGTCCTTCTACCTCTGGAAACGCGGCGCCGAACTCAACAGCGCCGACCGCATCGTCCGCACGGCCCGCGTCGCCTCGCCCATCTCCGTCTTCGTGTTCGGCCTCGGGCTCGCCTGCTTCGGGATCGCCGCCGCGGGCTGGAAATACACCCTCTTCGCCGCGCCGCCCGAGGAACCCATCTCCGGAGAATTCGCGAAGTGGCCGATGGTGGAAGCGAGCTTCATGTCCGGGCTGTACGTCCTCGTGGGCATCGGCGCGCTCCTCTTCCCGTTCGCGCTGCACCGGCCCAAGAGCTGGATGGCTCCAGTCATCGGAGTCGTCTGGGGTCTGGCCGGACTGGCGTTCCTGCTCTTCGGCGGGCTCAACTACTTCACCCACATCGGCCTCATCGTCAACACCATGTGA
- a CDS encoding alpha/beta fold hydrolase: METPIARTSRWRGLLPRKRGRWAAGLAAFVVLAGAGTWTATADDGGPAVHRQDRMMRVDGVSIDTSYFTTGGTQRRPAVLIGHGFGGSKNDVRAQAEQLAGAGYAVLTWSARGFGKSGGEIALNAPDREVKDVSRLIDWLADRPEVELDAKGDPRVGVTGASYGGAVSLLAAGYDKRVDAIAPQITYWNLADALFPDGVFKKLWAGIFVTTGGGCQKFEKQLCDMYERVAVSGKPDAAARALLTERSPSAVADRIKVPALIVQGQSDSLFPLGQADAMAEAIRGNGAPVAVDWIAGGHDGGDLETDRVRQRIGGWFDRYLKGDKGADTGPGFRVTRTGGIDSTDGAALTRGASSDTYPGLSSGGETIDLGRRTQTFRNPAGANPPAISAVPGVGGGLSQLSSLGVGLSIDFPGQYARFDSAPLDKSLHVTGSPTVRVVVDAERGDAVLFGKVYDVSPDGKRQVLPSELVAPFRIPQSQQGKGVQLTLPAIDHQFDAGHRLRLVLSATDLGYASPAEPTTYKVTAAGPLNVPTAPALKTAAATLPWWTWGLPAAAVVIAALLLLTARRRTATPAPDPTLAGVPLQITGLSKKYARSADRYAVKELSFRVEKGQVLGLLGPNGAGKTTTLRMLMGLITPDDGEIRVFGQAIRPGAPVLSRVGSFVEGAGFLPHLSGRANLELYWQATGRPAEDAYIEEALEIAGLGDALARAVRTYSQGMRQRLAIAQAMLGMPDLLILDEPTNGLDPPQIREMRDVMIRYAAGGRTVIVSSHLLSEVEQSCTHLVVMDRGRLVQAGPVAEITGSGDMLLVTSAQDVAEPLVGKVAALPGIGSAVRTDDGRGLLVRLDGATSSELIAELVRLDMPLTGAGPHRRLEDAFLTLISGGSA, from the coding sequence ATGGAGACCCCTATTGCGCGTACGTCCCGGTGGCGGGGACTGCTGCCCCGCAAACGCGGCCGGTGGGCCGCGGGCCTCGCGGCGTTCGTCGTGCTGGCCGGTGCGGGCACCTGGACCGCCACTGCCGACGACGGCGGGCCCGCCGTGCACCGCCAGGACCGGATGATGCGCGTGGACGGCGTGTCCATCGACACCTCCTACTTCACCACCGGGGGCACGCAGCGCAGGCCCGCCGTGCTGATCGGGCACGGATTCGGCGGCAGCAAGAACGATGTACGGGCGCAGGCCGAACAACTGGCCGGTGCCGGGTACGCCGTGCTGACCTGGTCCGCCCGCGGGTTCGGGAAGTCGGGCGGGGAGATCGCACTCAACGCCCCCGACCGGGAGGTCAAGGACGTGTCCCGGCTGATCGACTGGCTGGCGGACCGGCCCGAGGTGGAGCTCGACGCCAAGGGCGACCCCCGGGTCGGGGTCACCGGGGCCTCCTACGGCGGAGCCGTCTCGCTCCTCGCCGCCGGGTACGACAAGCGCGTCGATGCCATCGCACCGCAGATCACCTACTGGAACCTGGCCGACGCCCTCTTCCCCGACGGGGTCTTCAAGAAGCTCTGGGCCGGAATCTTCGTCACCACCGGTGGCGGCTGCCAGAAGTTCGAGAAGCAGCTCTGCGACATGTACGAACGGGTCGCCGTCAGCGGGAAGCCGGACGCCGCCGCGCGAGCGCTGCTGACCGAGCGTTCCCCGAGCGCCGTCGCCGACCGGATCAAGGTGCCCGCGCTCATCGTGCAGGGGCAGTCCGACTCCCTCTTCCCGCTCGGCCAGGCCGACGCCATGGCCGAGGCGATAAGAGGCAACGGTGCGCCGGTCGCCGTCGACTGGATCGCCGGTGGGCACGACGGCGGTGACCTGGAGACCGACCGGGTGCGGCAGCGGATCGGCGGATGGTTCGACCGGTATCTGAAGGGCGACAAGGGCGCCGACACCGGGCCCGGCTTCCGCGTCACCCGGACCGGAGGTATCGACTCCACCGACGGGGCCGCCCTCACGCGTGGGGCGAGCAGCGATACGTATCCGGGGCTGAGCAGCGGAGGAGAAACGATCGACCTCGGGCGCCGGACGCAGACGTTCCGTAACCCGGCCGGCGCCAACCCGCCCGCCATCTCGGCCGTTCCCGGCGTCGGCGGCGGTCTCTCCCAGCTGTCGTCCCTCGGCGTCGGCCTCTCGATCGACTTCCCCGGGCAGTACGCCCGCTTCGACTCGGCCCCGCTGGACAAGTCCCTGCACGTCACCGGCTCACCGACCGTGCGGGTCGTCGTCGATGCGGAACGGGGCGACGCCGTGCTGTTCGGGAAGGTGTACGACGTGTCGCCGGACGGCAAGCGGCAGGTGCTGCCCTCCGAGCTGGTCGCACCCTTCCGGATTCCGCAGTCCCAGCAGGGCAAGGGCGTGCAGCTGACGCTCCCCGCCATCGACCACCAATTCGACGCAGGACACCGGCTCCGCCTGGTCCTCTCCGCCACCGACCTCGGCTACGCCTCACCGGCCGAGCCGACGACGTACAAGGTGACCGCCGCCGGCCCGCTGAACGTCCCCACCGCCCCGGCCCTGAAGACCGCAGCGGCCACCCTGCCCTGGTGGACCTGGGGGCTCCCGGCCGCCGCTGTCGTGATCGCCGCCCTGCTGCTGCTCACCGCCCGCCGCCGCACCGCGACCCCCGCACCCGATCCGACGCTCGCCGGGGTGCCTCTCCAGATCACCGGCCTGTCGAAGAAGTACGCCAGGTCCGCCGACAGGTATGCCGTGAAGGAACTGTCCTTCCGGGTCGAGAAGGGGCAGGTGCTCGGCCTCCTCGGACCCAACGGCGCGGGCAAGACCACCACCCTGCGCATGCTGATGGGGCTCATCACGCCCGACGACGGCGAGATCCGCGTCTTCGGGCAGGCCATCCGGCCGGGAGCGCCCGTGCTGTCCCGCGTCGGCTCGTTCGTCGAAGGAGCCGGCTTCCTGCCGCACCTGTCCGGGCGCGCCAACCTGGAGCTGTACTGGCAGGCCACAGGGCGGCCCGCCGAGGACGCGTACATCGAGGAGGCCCTGGAGATCGCCGGGCTCGGCGACGCGCTGGCCCGCGCCGTCCGTACGTACTCGCAAGGCATGCGGCAACGGCTCGCCATCGCCCAGGCCATGCTCGGCATGCCGGACCTGCTCATCCTCGACGAACCGACCAACGGACTCGACCCGCCCCAGATCCGCGAGATGCGCGACGTGATGATCCGGTACGCGGCCGGGGGCCGGACCGTCATCGTCTCCAGCCACCTCCTCTCCGAGGTCGAACAGTCCTGCACCCACCTCGTGGTCATGGACCGCGGCCGGCTCGTCCAGGCGGGCCCGGTCGCCGAGATCACCGGCTCCGGCGACATGCTGCTCGTCACCAGCGCGCAGGACGTGGCCGAACCCCTTGTGGGCAAGGTCGCCGCACTGCCGGGGATCGGCTCGGCCGTCCGTACGGACGACGGCCGCGGACTGCTCGTACGGCTCGACGGCGCCACCTCGTCCGAGCTGATCGCCGAACTGGTGCGGCTGGACATGCCGTTGACCGGTGCCGGGCCGCATCGCCGCCTGGAGGACGCGTTCCTCACCCTGATCTCCGGAGGCTCCGCATGA
- a CDS encoding ABC transporter permease, whose protein sequence is MSAAVDVTEAAEAPGYRARHTLPLRVEAVRQLRRRRTLLMGGVLAALPFILITAFAIGGTPSSRGGGDRLTLMDTATASAANFAATCLFVSAGFLLVVPVALFCGDTVASEASWSSLRYLLAAPVPRARLLWSKLVVALGFSLAAMVLLPLVALAAGAAAYGWGPLELPTGGALATSDTVPRLALVVAFVFVSQLVTAGLAFWLSTKTDAPLGAVGGAVGLTIVGNVLDAVTALGSWREFLPAHWQFAWADALQPDLEWGGMAKGAAISVTYALILFAFAFRGFSRKDIVS, encoded by the coding sequence ATGAGTGCCGCAGTCGATGTCACAGAAGCCGCGGAGGCCCCCGGCTACCGTGCCCGGCACACTCTGCCGCTGCGCGTCGAGGCGGTACGTCAGCTGCGCAGGCGCCGCACCCTGCTCATGGGCGGGGTGCTGGCGGCGCTGCCGTTCATCCTGATCACCGCGTTCGCGATCGGCGGCACGCCGTCCTCCCGGGGCGGCGGCGACCGGCTGACCCTGATGGACACCGCGACCGCGTCCGCCGCGAACTTCGCCGCGACCTGCCTGTTCGTGTCCGCGGGGTTCCTGCTCGTCGTCCCGGTGGCGCTGTTCTGCGGGGACACCGTCGCCTCCGAGGCCAGTTGGTCCTCGCTGCGCTATCTGCTGGCGGCGCCCGTGCCACGGGCCAGGCTGCTGTGGAGCAAGCTCGTCGTGGCGCTCGGCTTCAGTCTGGCCGCGATGGTGCTGCTGCCGCTCGTCGCGCTGGCCGCGGGAGCCGCCGCGTACGGCTGGGGGCCGCTCGAACTCCCCACCGGCGGGGCGCTGGCGACCTCGGACACCGTGCCGCGGCTGGCGCTCGTCGTCGCGTTCGTCTTCGTCTCCCAACTGGTCACCGCCGGGCTGGCGTTCTGGCTGTCGACGAAGACCGACGCCCCGCTGGGCGCGGTCGGCGGGGCGGTCGGGCTGACCATCGTCGGCAATGTGCTGGACGCCGTCACCGCACTCGGGTCCTGGCGCGAATTCCTGCCCGCGCACTGGCAGTTCGCCTGGGCGGACGCGCTCCAGCCCGATCTGGAATGGGGTGGCATGGCGAAGGGCGCGGCGATCTCGGTGACCTATGCCCTGATTCTGTTCGCCTTCGCCTTCCGGGGGTTCAGTCGTAAGGACATCGTGTCCTGA
- a CDS encoding vWA domain-containing protein has protein sequence MERRTGKYVRTWRGALGVVLAGGVLLTGCSGASGGKEHSSYDRRGAPAPAPAASGGAADSDGAKGTDGSKKQDGLRESAPPDYLSTFALDVDTASYGYARRTLADGNLPEPATVRPEEFVNSFRQGYRRPAGDGFTVNVDGARAGADGWSLVRVGLATRAAPARDERPPVALTFVVDISGSMAEPGRLDLVKKSLGILTDELRDDDSISLVTFSDEAKTLLPMTRLRDHRGRIRDKVDSMEPTDSTNVEAGIRRGYDEAVDGRVKGANNRVVLLSDALANTGETDAAAILERIDSARREYGITLFGVGVGSDYGDALMEQLTNKGDGHTTYIADETQARKVFVDQLPAHLELTARDAKAQVAFDPETVEKFKLIGYEDRKVADEDFRNDRVDGGEVGPGHTVTALYAVHLRDGASGHVATATVRWLDPGTRAPHEQTGAVETAAIDRPLWDGDSKRLQVTAVAAYFAETLRGGRLPGAPGLGELASRSDKLASGTEDDSVRKLATAIGQADRLKGGGDDNGSGGAPEGEMD, from the coding sequence ATGGAACGCCGGACAGGGAAGTACGTACGGACATGGCGAGGGGCACTCGGTGTGGTGCTGGCGGGCGGGGTGCTGCTCACCGGCTGCTCGGGGGCATCCGGCGGAAAGGAGCACTCCTCCTACGACCGCCGGGGCGCCCCCGCTCCCGCACCTGCTGCGTCGGGCGGGGCGGCCGACAGCGACGGCGCGAAAGGTACGGACGGCTCGAAGAAGCAGGACGGGCTGCGGGAGTCCGCGCCGCCCGACTACCTGTCCACCTTCGCCCTGGACGTCGACACCGCCTCGTACGGGTATGCCCGCCGCACCCTCGCCGACGGCAACCTGCCGGAGCCGGCCACCGTGCGGCCCGAGGAGTTCGTCAACAGCTTCCGCCAGGGCTACCGGCGCCCGGCCGGCGACGGCTTCACCGTGAACGTCGACGGCGCCCGTGCCGGGGCCGACGGCTGGTCGCTGGTACGGGTCGGCCTGGCCACCCGGGCCGCCCCCGCCCGTGACGAACGCCCGCCCGTCGCGCTCACCTTCGTCGTCGACATCTCCGGCTCGATGGCCGAACCCGGCCGCCTCGACCTGGTGAAGAAGTCCCTGGGCATCCTCACCGACGAACTCCGCGACGACGACTCGATCTCCCTGGTCACCTTCAGCGACGAGGCGAAGACACTGCTGCCGATGACCCGGCTGCGGGACCACCGCGGCAGGATCCGCGACAAGGTCGACTCCATGGAACCCACCGACTCCACCAACGTGGAAGCAGGCATCCGCCGCGGGTACGACGAGGCCGTCGACGGCCGCGTCAAGGGCGCCAACAACCGGGTCGTCCTGCTCTCCGACGCCCTCGCCAACACCGGCGAGACCGATGCCGCAGCCATCCTCGAACGCATCGACTCCGCCCGCCGCGAGTACGGCATCACCCTCTTCGGCGTCGGCGTCGGCAGCGACTACGGCGACGCGCTGATGGAACAGCTCACCAACAAGGGCGACGGCCACACCACGTACATCGCCGACGAGACCCAGGCCCGGAAGGTCTTCGTCGACCAGCTGCCCGCACACCTCGAACTGACTGCGCGCGACGCCAAGGCCCAGGTCGCCTTCGACCCGGAGACCGTCGAGAAGTTCAAGCTGATCGGTTACGAGGACCGGAAGGTCGCCGACGAGGACTTCCGCAACGACCGCGTCGACGGCGGCGAGGTCGGCCCCGGCCACACGGTGACGGCGCTCTACGCCGTACACCTCCGGGACGGTGCCTCCGGACATGTGGCGACCGCGACCGTGCGCTGGCTGGACCCCGGAACCCGGGCCCCGCACGAGCAGACGGGGGCGGTCGAGACGGCAGCGATCGACCGTCCGCTGTGGGACGGCGACAGCAAGCGGCTCCAAGTGACGGCGGTAGCCGCCTACTTCGCCGAGACGCTGCGCGGAGGCCGGCTGCCGGGCGCTCCCGGACTCGGTGAACTCGCCTCACGATCAGACAAGTTGGCTTCCGGGACCGAGGACGATTCGGTACGGAAGCTGGCGACCGCGATCGGACAGGCCGACCGGCTCAAGGGCGGCGGGGACGACAACGGGTCCGGGGGCGCACCGGAAGGCGAGATGGACTGA
- a CDS encoding anthrone oxygenase family protein, with amino-acid sequence MSSLLPALAVITTGLYAGFLLTFLIAIMPGIAALPDERFTAAMRRFNEKVPGPAFLVLFAGVIAFPVAVVVGADDDADRALAVAALVCAVGSHLITIIGNIPLNKALAASEGGGDSAAREAFESRWNNLHRIRTALSLAAFALLAVAAG; translated from the coding sequence ATGTCCTCCCTGTTGCCGGCGCTCGCCGTGATTACGACCGGCCTCTACGCCGGTTTCCTGCTGACGTTCCTGATCGCGATCATGCCCGGCATCGCGGCACTGCCGGACGAGCGGTTCACCGCAGCGATGCGCCGCTTCAACGAGAAGGTGCCCGGGCCGGCCTTCCTGGTCCTCTTCGCCGGTGTGATCGCCTTCCCGGTCGCCGTGGTCGTGGGAGCCGACGACGACGCGGACCGGGCGCTCGCAGTGGCGGCGCTGGTCTGCGCGGTCGGCAGCCACCTGATCACGATCATCGGGAACATCCCGCTGAACAAGGCACTCGCGGCGTCCGAGGGCGGCGGTGACAGCGCGGCCCGCGAGGCGTTCGAGTCCCGCTGGAACAACCTCCACCGGATCCGGACGGCCCTGTCCCTCGCCGCGTTCGCGCTGCTGGCCGTGGCCGCCGGGTAG